The Mus caroli chromosome 1, CAROLI_EIJ_v1.1, whole genome shotgun sequence genome has a window encoding:
- the Nhlh1 gene encoding helix-loop-helix protein 1 — MMLNSDTMELDLPPTHSETESGFSDCGGGPGPDGAGSGDPGVVQVRSSELGESGRKDLQHLSREERRRRRRATAKYRTAHATRERIRVEAFNLAFAELRKLLPTLPPDKKLSKIEILRLAICYISYLNHVLDV; from the coding sequence ATGATGCTCAACTCCGATACCATGGAGCTGGACCTGCCTCCCACCCACTCGGAGACCGAGTCGGGCTTTAGCGACTGTGGGGGCGGACCGGGCCCGGATGGTGCTGGATCCGGGGATCCGGGAGTGGTCCAGGTCCGGAGCTCAGAGCTTGGAGAGTCCGGCCGCAAAGACCTGCAGCACTTGAGTCGTGAGGAGCGCAGGCGCCGGCGCCGCGCCACAGCCAAGTACCGCACGGCACACGCCACGCGGGAGCGCATCCGCGTGGAAGCCTTCAACCTAGCCTTCGCCGAGCTGCGCAAGCTGCTGCCCACTCTGCCCCCGGACAAGAAGCTCTCCAAGATTGAGATCCTACGCCTGGCTATCTGCTATATCTCCTACCTGAACCATGTGCTGGACGTCTGA
- the Ncstn gene encoding nicastrin, translated as MATTRGGSGPDPGSRGLLLLSFSVVLAGLCGGNSVERKIYIPLNKTAPCVRLLNATHQIGCQSSISGDTGVIHVVEKEEDLKWVLTDGPNPPYMVLLEGKLFTRDVMEKLKGTTSRIAGLAVTLAKPNSTSSFSPSVQCPNDGFGIYSNSYGPEFAHCKKTLWNELGNGLAYEDFSFPIFLLEDENETKVIKQCYQDHNLGQNGSAPSFPLCAMQLFSHMHAVISTATCMRRSFIQSTFSINPEIVCDPLSDYNVWSMLKPINTSGGLEPDVRVVVAATRLDSRSFFWNVAPGAESAVASFVTQLAAAEALHKAPDVTTLSRNVMFVFFQGETFDYIGSSRMVYDMENGKFPVRLENIDSFVELGQVALRTSLDLWMHTDPMSQKNESVKNQVEDLLATLEKSGAGVPEVVLKRLAQSQALPPSSLQRFLRARNISGVVLADHSGSFHNRYYQSIYDTAENINVTYPEWQSPEEALNFVTDTAKALANVATVLARALYELAGGTNFSSSIQADPQTVTRLLYGFLVRANNSWFQSILKHDLRSYLDDRPLQHYIAVSSPTNTTYVVQYALANLTGKATNLTREQCQDPSKVPNESKDLYEYSWVQGPWNSNKTERLPQCVRSTVRLARALSPAFELSQWSSTEYSTWAESRWKDIQARIFLIASKELEFITLIVGFSILVFSLIVTYCINAKADVLFVAPREPGAVSY; from the exons CTTCAATTAGTGGGGATACAGGTGTTATCCATGtagtggagaaagaagaagaccTGAAGTGGGTGTTGACCGATGGCCCCAACCCCCCTTACATGGTTCTGCTGGAGGGCAAGCTCTTCACCAG AGATGTAATGGAGAAGCTGAAGGGGACAACCAGTAGAATCGCTGGTCTTGCCGTGACTCTAGCCAAGCCCAACTCAACTTCAAGCTTCTCTCCTAGTGTGCAATGCCCAAATGATGGGTTTG GTATTTACTCCAACTCCTACGGGCCAGAGTTTGCTCACTGCAAGAAAACACTGTGGAATGAACTGGGCAATGGCTTGGCTTATGAAGACTTTAGTTTCCCCATCTTTCTTCTTGAAGATGAGAACGAAACCAAGGTCATCAAGCAG TGCTATCAAGATCACAACCTGGGTCAGAATGGCTCTGCACCAAGCTTCCCATTGTGTGCTATGCAGCTCTTCTCACACATGCACGCCGTCATCAGCACTGCCACCTGCATGCGGCGCAGCTTCATCCAGAGCACCTTCAGCATCAACCCAG AAATCGTCTGTGACCCCTTATCCGACTACAACGTATGGAGCATGCTTAAGCCTATAAATACATCTGGGGGATTAGAGCCTGACGTCAGGGTTGTGGTTGCGGCCACACGG CTGGATAGCCGGTCCTTTTTCTGGAATGTGGCCCCAGGGGCTGAAAGTGCTGTAGCCTCCTTTGTCACTCAGCTGGCTGCAGCTGAAGCTTTGCACAAGGCACCTGATGTGACCACCCTATCCCGAAATGTGATGTTTGTCTTCTTCCAGGGG GAAACTTTTGACTACATTGGCAGTTCACGGATGGTCTATGATATGGAGAACGGCAAGTTTCCTGTGCGGCTCGAGAATATCGACTCGTTCGTGGAGCTGGGACAG GTGGCCTTAAGAACTTCACTAGATCTCTGGATGCACACAGATcccatgtctcagaaaaatgaGTCTGTGAAAAACCAG GTGGAGGATCTTCTGGCCACTCTGGAGAAGAGCGGTGCTGGTGTCCCTGAAGTTGTCCTGAAGAGACTGGCCCAGTCCCAGGCCCTTCCACCTTCGTCTCTACAACGATTTCTTCGGGCTCGAAACATCTCTGGCGTGGTCTTGGCTGACCACTCTGGCTCCTTCCACAATCG GTATTACCAGAGCATTTATGACACGGCTGAGAACATTAATGTGACCTATCCTGAGtggcagagcccagaagaggccCTCAACTTTGTGACAGACACTGCCAAG GCACTGGCGAATGTGGCCACAGTGCTGGCACGTGCACTGTATGAGCTTGCAGGAGGAACCAACTTCAGCAGCTCCATCCAGGCTGATCCCCAGACA GTTACACGTCTGCTCTATGGGTTCCTGGTTAGAGCTAACAACTCATGGTTTCAGTCGATCTTGAAACATGACCTAAGGTCCTATTTGG ATGACAGGCCTCTTCAACACTACATCGCCGTCTCCAGCCCTACCAACACGACTTACGTTGTGCAGTATGCCTTGGCAAACCTGACTGGCAAGGCGACCAACCTCACCCGAGAGCAGTGCCAGGATCCAAGTAAAGTCCCAAATGAGAGCAAGGAT TTATATGAATACTCATGGGTACAAGGCCCTTGGAATTCCAACAAGACAGAGAGGCTCCCACAGTGTGTGCGCTCCACAGTGCGACTGGCCAGGGCCTTGTCCCCTGCCTTTGAACTGAGTCAGTGGAGCTCCACAGAATACTCTACATGGGCCGAGAGCCGCTGGAAAGACATCCAAGCTCGGATATTCCTAATTGCCAGCAAAGAGCTTGAG TTCATCACACTGATTGTGGGCTTCAGCATCCTTGTCTTCTCTCTCATCGTCACCTACTGCATCAATGCCAAAGCCGACGTCCTTTTCGTTGCTCCCCGAGAGCCAGGAGCTGTGTCTTACTGA